Proteins encoded in a region of the Methanobrevibacter millerae genome:
- a CDS encoding class I SAM-dependent methyltransferase: protein MHRSSFLSMKKFKNNYLNNNDVLKILDIGSYDSSGTSFNYRSIFDNDNWEYIGMDLKEGPNVDLIVSDLYNWKEIPNETFDVVISGQAFEHMEFFWRAMGEVSRILKNEGYCCIIAPSSGPVHKNPLDCFRFTSDGMKEIAKYVDLTILEVYTNVNEESSPWFDSILIAKK from the coding sequence ATGCATAGAAGTTCTTTTTTGTCGATGAAAAAATTTAAAAATAACTATCTGAATAATAATGATGTATTAAAGATTTTGGATATTGGATCATATGATTCGAGCGGAACATCATTCAACTATCGAAGTATATTTGATAATGATAATTGGGAGTATATTGGAATGGATTTAAAAGAGGGTCCTAATGTTGATTTAATTGTTTCAGATTTATATAATTGGAAGGAAATACCTAATGAAACTTTTGATGTTGTTATTTCAGGACAAGCTTTTGAACATATGGAATTTTTTTGGAGAGCAATGGGTGAAGTATCAAGAATACTAAAAAATGAAGGGTACTGTTGTATTATAGCTCCAAGTTCTGGTCCAGTACATAAAAATCCTTTAGATTGTTTTAGATTCACCTCTGATGGTATGAAAGAAATAGCTAAGTATGTTGATTTAACAATTTTGGAAGTATATACAAATGTTAATGAAGAATCTTCACCATGGTTTGATAGTATTTTGATAGCAAAAAAATAA
- a CDS encoding methyltransferase domain-containing protein yields the protein MHKSSHDKMNWFKNNFLDKRNYLNILDIGSLDTSGNNYNYKSIFNEPNWSYDGLDFRKGKNVDIITADIYNIQEIADESYDVVICGQLFEHLGFFWLTMGEISRILKPGGFCCIIAPSGGPKHGIEDVDCYRFYEDGMRGLANYVNFDILHVSINNENYSKPWCDACLVAKKQGTLDVKMDKSKIIENNVNSLLEKIKNIVK from the coding sequence ATGCATAAAAGTAGTCATGATAAAATGAATTGGTTTAAAAATAATTTTTTGGATAAAAGAAATTATTTAAATATTTTGGATATTGGTTCATTAGATACTAGTGGTAATAATTATAACTATAAATCTATTTTTAATGAACCTAACTGGTCTTATGATGGATTGGATTTTAGAAAAGGAAAAAATGTTGATATTATTACTGCCGATATATATAATATTCAGGAAATTGCTGATGAATCTTATGATGTGGTTATTTGTGGTCAATTGTTTGAACATTTAGGTTTTTTTTGGTTAACAATGGGTGAAATAAGTAGAATTTTAAAACCGGGTGGTTTTTGTTGTATTATTGCTCCAAGTGGTGGGCCAAAACATGGGATTGAGGATGTAGATTGCTATAGATTTTATGAAGATGGGATGAGGGGTTTGGCTAATTATGTAAATTTTGATATTCTTCATGTTTCGATAAATAATGAAAATTATTCTAAACCTTGGTGTGATGCATGTTTGGTTGCAAAAAAACAGGGTACTCTTGATGTAAAAATGGATAAGAGTAAAATTATAGAAAATAATGTAAATTCTTTATTAGAAAAAATAAAAAATATTGTGAAATGA
- a CDS encoding transposase: MMNLICKEQFSKEYIEKFLKESTGGIKLETIITDGYRSYPEIIESLDAKHQLCTFHIMQNLMVKLNPYINTKKRRIESLTKANEKKEAKIEELKNEMPLKRGRPKKSDKKAINNLEKRKKLKREIGENKEKIREYKAKIKEHLEYKGTIKKIFRAKSFKTAMKYFNQLYDKLEELPPIIKNFIKTLSKKINKALKYTKDKKIPKTNNLVELLFKVTFPGKIKRIYRTYAGAVTQIKLDDLKWIERNVLKKQVKMKLSVKFFTLTN; encoded by the coding sequence ATGATGAACTTAATTTGCAAAGAACAATTCAGCAAAGAATATATTGAAAAATTCTTAAAAGAATCTACAGGAGGAATAAAATTAGAAACTATCATTACTGATGGTTATCGTTCATATCCAGAAATAATAGAAAGTTTGGATGCAAAACACCAACTCTGCACATTCCATATCATGCAAAACCTAATGGTAAAACTAAATCCATACATCAACACTAAAAAAAGACGCATAGAATCACTAACAAAAGCAAATGAGAAAAAAGAAGCAAAAATAGAAGAATTAAAAAACGAAATGCCCTTAAAAAGAGGAAGACCTAAAAAATCTGACAAAAAAGCAATAAACAACCTCGAAAAAAGAAAAAAACTAAAAAGAGAAATAGGTGAGAATAAAGAAAAAATAAGAGAATATAAAGCCAAAATCAAAGAACACCTAGAATATAAGGGAACCATAAAGAAAATATTCCGTGCAAAATCCTTTAAAACAGCAATGAAATACTTTAATCAATTATATGATAAATTAGAAGAATTACCACCAATTATAAAAAATTTCATCAAAACACTCTCTAAAAAAATAAATAAGGCACTAAAATACACAAAAGACAAAAAAATACCAAAAACAAACAATCTTGTTGAATTACTGTTCAAAGTAACATTTCCTGGAAAAATAAAAAGAATTTACCGAACATACGCAGGAGCAGTAACACAAATCAAACTCGATGACTTAAAATGGATTGAAAGAAATGTCCTCAAAAAACAGGTAAAAATGAAATTATCAGTTAAATTTTTTACACTAACAAATTAG
- a CDS encoding glycosyltransferase gives MFKYLNKYTNTKTEYELNRIGVFIKDYSVSADIRLLYIFNEISKKYGYSFNIIEGKDLLAVEKDLLNNEFFFDTIIIQRNALDQNTDVKSNLFDLIVKYSKKNKIKIVYEIDDDLLNIDKSNPGYQYYMSIKSKMEYLIKNSDVVTVSTKTLQKTLYPLNKNIIVIPNRLIDSWFDFVPSKKFKNKNQIIIGYMGTIYHSWDLPLLETAINNVKKYFLKKNKEVVFELVGGTDQELKWAKKIDVPPKNNRYIKFVPWLKSIVNWDIAVAPLEESAINYNKSELKYLEYTGLNVPGIYSAIGPYKEKVVHKNTGLLIKNNTPEEWERNIIRLIEDKELQKNILKNSKKDIEDNYLINFSINQWMDILTEDYNIKKDSSNKYQSTIQNIKNKYLNTNEKLKILEITHQNNQINPSQILTKENWKYEKIFFENDIENNHIMYLDKLKTIENNSVDIIISLEFFKIIPFFGY, from the coding sequence ATGTTTAAATACTTAAATAAATATACAAACACCAAGACAGAATATGAATTAAATAGAATAGGAGTTTTTATTAAAGATTATAGTGTTTCTGCTGATATTAGATTATTATATATTTTTAATGAAATTTCAAAAAAATATGGATACTCATTCAATATTATTGAAGGTAAAGATTTACTAGCTGTTGAAAAAGATTTATTGAATAATGAATTTTTTTTTGATACAATCATTATACAGCGAAATGCACTTGATCAAAACACAGACGTTAAATCAAACTTATTTGATTTAATAGTTAAATATTCTAAAAAAAATAAAATTAAAATTGTTTATGAAATAGACGATGATTTATTAAATATAGATAAAAGTAACCCAGGATATCAGTATTATATGAGTATAAAAAGTAAAATGGAATATTTAATTAAAAATTCAGATGTTGTTACAGTTTCGACAAAAACACTCCAAAAAACATTATATCCCCTTAACAAAAATATTATTGTCATACCAAATAGATTAATTGATTCTTGGTTTGATTTTGTCCCATCTAAAAAATTTAAAAATAAAAATCAAATAATTATTGGATATATGGGAACAATTTACCATTCATGGGATTTACCATTATTAGAGACTGCAATAAATAATGTTAAAAAATATTTTTTAAAGAAAAATAAAGAAGTAGTTTTTGAACTAGTGGGAGGTACTGATCAAGAGTTAAAATGGGCTAAAAAAATTGATGTTCCCCCAAAAAATAATCGATACATCAAATTTGTACCTTGGCTTAAAAGTATTGTAAATTGGGATATTGCTGTTGCACCATTAGAAGAAAGTGCAATTAATTACAATAAAAGTGAGCTTAAATATTTAGAATATACTGGACTTAATGTTCCTGGAATATACAGTGCAATAGGACCTTATAAAGAAAAAGTCGTTCATAAGAATACTGGATTATTAATCAAAAATAATACTCCTGAAGAATGGGAGAGAAATATTATACGACTTATTGAAGATAAAGAACTCCAAAAAAATATTTTAAAGAATTCTAAAAAAGATATTGAAGATAATTATTTAATAAATTTTTCTATAAACCAATGGATGGATATATTAACTGAAGATTATAATATTAAAAAGGATTCATCTAATAAATATCAAAGTACGATACAAAATATTAAAAATAAGTATTTGAATACTAATGAAAAATTAAAAATACTCGAAATAACCCATCAAAACAACCAAATTAATCCAAGTCAAATATTAACTAAAGAAAACTGGAAATATGAAAAAATTTTCTTTGAGAACGATATTGAAAATAATCATATTATGTATTTAGATAAATTAAAAACAATTGAAAATAATAGTGTTGATATAATAATTTCTCTTGAATTTTTTAAAATAATTCCTTTTTTTGGTTATTAA
- a CDS encoding glycosyltransferase: protein MNQIKISVIMPVYNDEKVIRESLDSVFNQTLTDLEVICINDGSTDNSLKILKNYKSKYGEKIKIFNQENQGSGIARNNAMIHTNGEYIAFLDSDDMFIDKTALEQMYDVAIKDDTSMISANLKVIDLNGELIINKNLRRFSKHEILKPEDYGIPYSFYKNIFKREFIIDNNFKFPDLLRGQDPVFFAEILSKLDNFSTVPVDFYALRSAGNNFGKINTHRKKHDYIEHFKLVFEILQNSGFDNLSNQYKNQLFYYLKSPENSSEDKNEIKNIVHDVFKDDELIINACDSFFNKIKVSLIIPVYNAEEFLDESINSLLNQTLKDIELVCVNDGSKDNSLKMLEDFAKNDDRIKIINQENQGCGAARNKALDNAKGDYIYFFDPDDYLTPNALEKLYDNAISNNSDFVIFKIASFRDGEPINYDEPGFEFEKIFNDVDFDNFTFNYRAIKRHVLLSSFAPWTKFYKKEFLDKYNDFRFHTNVAFDDVPFHVQSMIRAERISYVPEFFYHYRLSNPNSVNNTASNAPDIFKIIDYVENFLENEGCFDEFREDFSIFKITQLSMYISSSHSEDYFKMVKLAIEDMNFLNTDAYVGIIKRNNALKRFNAIMNSNSIMEYKLNLSNDSVDLGFLENNIYLKEIDRIQNEISNLALFSKDLEKNFEKIDNNINLNKELYNSVKILAKKDNNLNVSFKYNQFNSSNESNKIMVLEDRNKYLLKKYNELLNKRFFNNIFKK, encoded by the coding sequence ATGAATCAAATTAAAATTTCAGTTATAATGCCAGTTTATAATGATGAAAAAGTGATTCGGGAGTCATTAGATAGTGTATTTAATCAAACTTTAACAGATTTGGAGGTCATATGTATTAATGATGGATCAACTGATAATTCTTTAAAAATTTTAAAAAATTATAAATCAAAATATGGTGAAAAAATTAAAATTTTTAATCAAGAAAATCAAGGTTCAGGCATTGCAAGAAATAATGCTATGATACATACTAATGGTGAGTATATTGCATTTTTAGATTCTGATGATATGTTTATTGATAAAACCGCATTAGAACAAATGTATGATGTAGCTATTAAAGATGATACTTCTATGATTTCTGCTAATCTTAAAGTTATAGATTTAAATGGTGAATTGATAATTAATAAAAATCTTAGGCGATTTTCCAAACATGAAATTTTAAAACCTGAAGATTATGGTATACCCTACTCTTTTTATAAAAATATTTTCAAGAGAGAATTTATAATTGATAATAATTTTAAATTTCCTGATTTACTTAGAGGTCAGGATCCAGTATTTTTTGCTGAAATTTTATCTAAATTAGACAATTTTTCTACGGTTCCTGTTGATTTTTATGCATTACGTTCTGCAGGCAATAATTTCGGTAAAATAAATACACATCGAAAGAAACATGATTATATTGAACACTTTAAGTTAGTTTTTGAAATATTACAAAATTCAGGTTTTGATAATTTATCTAATCAATATAAAAATCAATTATTTTATTATCTTAAATCTCCTGAGAATTCATCTGAAGATAAAAATGAAATTAAAAATATTGTTCATGATGTTTTTAAAGATGATGAATTAATTATAAATGCTTGTGATTCTTTTTTCAATAAAATTAAAGTTTCCTTAATTATTCCAGTATATAACGCAGAAGAATTCCTTGATGAATCAATTAATAGTTTATTAAATCAAACATTAAAAGATATTGAACTAGTTTGTGTTAATGATGGTTCTAAGGATAACTCTTTAAAAATGTTGGAAGATTTTGCAAAGAATGATGATAGAATTAAAATCATCAATCAAGAAAATCAAGGTTGTGGTGCTGCTAGAAATAAAGCATTGGATAATGCTAAAGGGGATTATATTTACTTTTTTGATCCCGATGATTATTTAACTCCAAATGCATTAGAAAAATTATATGATAATGCAATTTCAAATAATTCCGATTTTGTAATATTTAAAATAGCTAGTTTTAGGGATGGTGAACCTATAAATTATGATGAACCAGGGTTTGAATTTGAAAAAATTTTTAATGATGTTGATTTTGATAATTTTACATTTAATTATCGGGCTATAAAAAGGCATGTTCTTTTGAGTTCATTTGCACCTTGGACTAAATTTTATAAAAAAGAATTTTTGGATAAATATAATGACTTTAGATTTCATACGAATGTTGCTTTTGATGATGTACCATTCCATGTTCAATCAATGATTCGGGCAGAAAGAATTTCTTATGTTCCAGAATTTTTTTATCATTACAGGTTATCTAATCCAAATTCTGTTAATAACACTGCATCTAATGCTCCAGATATATTCAAAATTATCGATTATGTTGAAAATTTTCTTGAAAATGAGGGTTGTTTTGATGAATTCAGGGAGGATTTTTCAATTTTTAAAATAACTCAATTATCAATGTATATTAGTTCTTCTCATTCTGAAGATTATTTTAAAATGGTTAAGTTAGCAATTGAGGATATGAATTTTTTAAATACTGATGCATATGTTGGTATTATAAAAAGAAATAATGCATTGAAACGTTTTAATGCAATTATGAATTCAAATTCTATAATGGAGTATAAATTGAATTTAAGCAATGATTCAGTTGATTTGGGATTTTTGGAAAATAATATTTATTTAAAAGAAATTGATAGAATCCAAAATGAAATTAGTAATTTGGCTTTGTTTTCAAAAGATTTAGAAAAAAACTTTGAAAAAATTGATAATAATATTAATTTGAATAAAGAATTGTATAATTCTGTTAAAATTTTAGCAAAAAAAGATAATAATTTAAATGTATCATTTAAATACAATCAATTCAATAGTTCAAATGAATCAAATAAAATTATGGTTTTGGAAGATAGAAATAAGTATCTTCTTAAAAAATATAATGAACTTTTAAATAAAAGATTTTTTAATAATATATTTAAAAAATGA
- a CDS encoding methyltransferase domain-containing protein — protein MKKDLSLDSSSREKLLSEIDTNSKILEIGPLNNPMFNKKDANVSYADINSTEDIKKEYSFLGQQDLVDSIVPIDFVIEDSYENTFKNTDIRFDYVVSSHVLEHIPNPIDHLLDVSKILNSGGKVCFLLPDKEFTFDYYRETSSVADLYDVYVRGEANNTPRFLLDNKLFQINENYAPDFWDNGASSYPNPDVESILDEYFSFIDDFDNNYFSGHYWVFTDQSFLRILGSLYMLNLIPYKLFSFYPTSYNSNTFGLILELDYSIQNDSELRKNQIHEIYDIHNRIGQLRFEKKANSIIQENIQLKEKINKITDLLK, from the coding sequence ATGAAAAAAGATTTATCATTAGATAGTTCTTCTAGGGAAAAATTATTATCTGAAATTGATACAAATTCTAAAATTTTAGAAATTGGTCCTTTAAATAATCCTATGTTCAATAAAAAAGATGCTAATGTTAGTTATGCTGATATTAATAGTACTGAAGATATAAAAAAAGAATATTCTTTCCTTGGTCAACAAGATTTAGTCGATTCAATTGTACCTATTGATTTTGTAATTGAAGATTCTTATGAAAATACTTTTAAAAATACAGATATTCGATTTGATTATGTAGTTTCATCTCATGTCTTAGAACATATTCCTAATCCAATAGATCATTTATTAGATGTTAGTAAAATATTGAATTCAGGAGGTAAAGTTTGTTTTTTACTTCCAGATAAAGAATTTACATTTGATTATTATAGGGAAACTTCCTCAGTTGCTGATTTGTATGATGTTTATGTGAGGGGTGAAGCTAATAATACTCCTAGATTTTTACTTGATAATAAATTATTTCAAATTAATGAAAATTATGCTCCTGATTTTTGGGATAATGGTGCTAGTTCATATCCTAATCCAGATGTTGAGTCTATTTTGGATGAATATTTCAGTTTTATTGATGATTTCGATAATAATTATTTTTCCGGTCATTATTGGGTATTTACAGACCAATCGTTTTTACGGATATTAGGAAGTTTGTATATGTTAAACTTAATTCCATATAAACTTTTTTCATTTTATCCTACATCATATAATAGTAATACTTTTGGTTTAATTCTTGAATTAGATTATTCTATTCAAAATGACTCTGAACTTAGAAAAAATCAAATACATGAAATTTATGATATTCATAATCGCATAGGACAATTACGTTTTGAAAAAAAAGCAAATTCAATAATTCAAGAAAATATTCAATTAAAAGAAAAAATTAATAAAATTACTGATTTATTAAAATAA
- a CDS encoding transposase, which translates to MINFMEYCDETWVNLNKYVNRKYRIDDGKNHFVRNRKTNLESIIKYPFYDCGRTTAIEAINFIRKEKKDKNMTLSKSNISQRRKLLDHVCYVDMNEDFIDGIYNDSERPGLYRGYSILAGDTSICDAPNIGYTEKQLKELNNPHFNRLRKELIRFRASCIADTQTDFILTATITNSKKIGEVELAIQHLDNLNQRIDMTNTITTYDRGYDALELMLKHKNINSYFLIRLKADDFINERKYMKTNDEIINITINRIRTQNFHDEELKKQAREKRSTEIRITEIELTTKTGKKYTEILASNLPFDKFTTSDLKELYNKRWKIETNFDRLKNIIHIENFSGYNEEIIQQDFYANIFMFNYLMAMKLDADQKIQEKQKNKNLKHEYKTNLNVLFGLIKLDMPDLLSDDPKERENAVKRILNTAQSNLVEKNRVNDRNPDRTAKDPNNKFPPTQRRGE; encoded by the coding sequence ATGATTAATTTCATGGAATATTGTGATGAAACTTGGGTAAACTTAAATAAATATGTTAATCGAAAATATAGAATTGATGATGGAAAAAATCATTTTGTTCGAAATCGAAAAACTAATCTGGAAAGTATAATCAAGTATCCTTTCTATGATTGTGGCCGAACAACTGCAATTGAAGCTATAAATTTTATTAGAAAAGAAAAAAAGGATAAAAATATGACATTAAGCAAATCTAACATTTCTCAAAGAAGAAAATTACTCGACCATGTTTGTTATGTGGATATGAATGAAGACTTTATTGATGGAATTTACAACGATTCAGAACGACCTGGCCTTTATAGGGGATATTCAATACTTGCAGGCGATACTAGCATTTGCGATGCACCAAATATTGGATACACAGAAAAACAACTAAAAGAATTAAATAATCCACATTTCAATAGATTGCGAAAGGAATTAATAAGATTTAGAGCATCCTGCATTGCAGATACACAAACAGATTTCATATTAACGGCCACAATAACTAACAGCAAAAAAATAGGCGAAGTAGAACTCGCAATACAACATTTAGACAACTTAAACCAAAGAATCGACATGACCAACACCATCACAACCTACGACAGAGGATACGACGCCCTTGAACTAATGCTCAAACATAAGAACATAAATTCATATTTTCTAATAAGATTAAAAGCAGATGACTTTATAAACGAACGAAAATATATGAAAACAAATGATGAAATAATAAACATCACCATAAATAGAATACGAACACAAAACTTTCACGATGAAGAATTAAAGAAACAAGCACGAGAAAAAAGAAGCACAGAAATAAGAATAACAGAAATAGAACTAACAACTAAAACAGGAAAAAAATACACAGAAATACTAGCAAGCAATTTACCCTTCGATAAATTCACTACCTCCGATTTAAAAGAATTATATAACAAAAGATGGAAAATAGAAACCAATTTCGACAGATTAAAAAACATAATACACATAGAAAACTTCAGCGGATACAACGAAGAAATCATACAACAAGACTTCTACGCCAACATATTCATGTTTAATTACCTCATGGCAATGAAACTCGATGCAGACCAAAAAATACAAGAAAAACAAAAAAATAAAAACCTAAAACACGAATATAAAACAAATCTCAATGTCTTATTCGGATTAATCAAATTAGACATGCCAGACTTATTATCGGATGACCCTAAGGAAAGAGAAAATGCTGTAAAACGAATATTGAATACCGCACAATCGAACTTAGTTGAAAAAAATAGAGTAAATGATAGGAATCCTGACAGAACAGCCAAAGATCCAAATAACAAATTCCCTCCAACTCAAAGAAGAGGTGAATAA
- a CDS encoding methyltransferase domain-containing protein, with amino-acid sequence MHKSSYEKMKWFKENFLNEKNYLKILDIGSLDTSGNNYNYKSIFNINKWVYEGLDFKNGNNVDILVDDIYNFPEIENNSYDVVISGQLFEHLGFFWLTMSEIDRILKPGGFCCIIAPSSGPIHGSSDSDSYRFFEDGMKALAYYVNFEVIHVSTNNSEESNPWHDTCLVAKKKEILDIPSTNLDDRIFNLENKIDEIIDVIKK; translated from the coding sequence ATGCATAAAAGTAGTTATGAAAAAATGAAATGGTTTAAAGAAAATTTTCTTAATGAAAAAAATTATTTGAAAATTTTAGATATTGGATCTCTTGACACAAGTGGTAATAATTATAATTATAAATCAATTTTTAATATTAATAAATGGGTATATGAAGGGCTTGACTTTAAAAATGGTAATAATGTTGATATTTTAGTCGATGATATTTATAATTTTCCAGAAATTGAAAATAATTCTTATGATGTAGTAATTTCAGGTCAATTGTTTGAACATTTGGGATTTTTTTGGTTAACGATGAGCGAAATTGATAGGATTTTAAAACCTGGTGGTTTTTGTTGTATTATTGCTCCAAGTTCAGGTCCTATTCATGGTTCATCTGATAGTGATTCTTATAGGTTTTTTGAAGATGGTATGAAAGCTTTGGCATATTATGTTAATTTTGAAGTTATTCATGTTTCAACAAATAATTCAGAAGAATCTAATCCTTGGCATGATACTTGTTTAGTTGCTAAGAAAAAAGAAATTCTTGATATTCCATCAACTAATTTGGATGATAGAATATTTAATTTAGAGAATAAAATTGATGAAATAATTGATGTAATCAAAAAATAA
- a CDS encoding transposase codes for MGEHLHYKNNRKLNGELMRVYSTNKCKTCPVKNQCTKSRVKEIFEHANDLRWKMKADYQTTEGKAYYKKRANLNEAHFGLLRNARNFQKLNRNGIKNAEKELTLRSIT; via the coding sequence ATGGGTGAACACTTACACTACAAAAATAATAGAAAACTAAACGGCGAATTAATGAGAGTATACTCTACAAACAAATGTAAAACTTGTCCTGTAAAAAATCAATGCACAAAAAGCAGAGTAAAAGAAATTTTTGAACACGCAAACGACTTAAGATGGAAAATGAAAGCAGATTACCAAACAACTGAAGGAAAAGCATACTACAAAAAAAGAGCAAATCTAAACGAAGCACACTTCGGATTACTCAGAAATGCACGTAATTTCCAAAAACTAAACCGAAACGGTATAAAAAATGCAGAAAAAGAACTAACACTACGCTCAATCACATAA